Proteins encoded together in one Epinephelus moara isolate mb chromosome 2, YSFRI_EMoa_1.0, whole genome shotgun sequence window:
- the c1qtnf5 gene encoding complement C1q tumor necrosis factor-related protein 5 encodes MTSLRLLPLLHSLLFLQVHLSSQLEDNKIPPSLCTGHPGIPGSPGVHGSPGQPGRDGRDGRDAAPGEKGEKGNTGTPGETGVRGLTGDRGDPGQKGERGQPGECAVAPKSAFSVKISEGQTLPLTVGNVVRFDKVVINEQGDYNPETGRFTCKVPGVYYFAVHATVYRASLQFDLMKNAHAVASYFQFYGNWPKPASLSGGTLLHLIPGDQVWVQMALSEYNGFYSSTKTDSTFTGFLVYSDWKNSAVFA; translated from the exons ATGACCTCACTCAGGCTCTTGCCCTTGCTGcactccctcctcttcctccaagTCCATCTTTCCAGCCAGTTAGAGGACAACAAGATCCCTCCCAGTCTGTGTACTGGTCACCCTGGTATCCCAGGCTCTCCTGGAGTTCATGGCAGTCCTGGGCAGCCGGGGAGAGACGGGAGGGATGGGAGAGATGCTGCTCCAGGGGAGAAGGGAGAGAAGGGGAACACTGGAACCCCAG GTGAGACAGGAGTGCGAGGCCTGACCGGGGACAGAGGCGACCCAGGACAGAAGGGGGAGAGGGGGCAGCCAGGAGAGTGCGCAGTGGCCCCCAAATCTGCCTTCAGTGTCAAAATATCTGAGGGCCAAACTTTACCCCTCACTGTGGGCAATGTAGTCCGCTTCGATAAGGTCGTGATCAACGAACAGGGGGACTACAACCCAGAGACGGGGCGCTTCACCTGCAAAGTGCCAGGGGTTTACTACTTTGCTGTCCACGCCACAGTCTACCGCGCCAGCCTCCAGTTTGACCTGATGAAAAACGCACATGCAGTGGCATCTTACTTTCAGTTCTACGGCAACTGGCCCAAACCAGCGTCTCTGTCAGGCGGCACCCTGCTCCACCTCATCCCTGGCGACCAGGTGTGGGTCCAGATGGCTCTGTCAGAGTACAATGGATTTTACTCCAGCACCAAGACAGACAGCACCTTCACCGGCTTCCTGGTGTACTCAGACTGGAAAAACTCTGCTGTGTTTGCATGA